The DNA window CAATTGATCACCGAGAATTAATCTTAGCGTTTTTTGCATTTGATTTGTGTTTTTTTAACCATTAAGAAAATGAAGATTCATTTCGTCTTTCTTAATATTTATGATGCCCTTAATGATTTATATATTTTACTTATTGCCTCTACATTTATCACTGCAATATTTTACTTCGTCCCAGACTTTTTCCCATTTTTTGCGCCAAGCGAAAGGCTTTTGGCAAACGACACAAATTTTATTGGGAAGGTTTTGTTTTTTAACGCCTTTCATTTCTGATCAATTGAGTTTATTTCTTTTCCATTCAATAGCCACTGCCGATCCGTCGGCAATGAAAACTGCTTCTGGTTTGGTATGGTTTAGAATTGCAAATGATTGACCATACATTTCTTCAAAATCACAATCTACCACATAATCCAATACCTCACTCACCTTCCAACTCGGATGCTGCAATTTGTATTCTTCGGTTTCGTGTTCATTAATTTTAGTATAGCCGTAGTAATGCTCATAAATAAAACGCTCGAGCGAGCTTTGCTCCATAAGCAGCGACTCAACAGTGGCTTCTAGCCCAATCGAATTCCACTTATTATT is part of the Flavobacterium nackdongense genome and encodes:
- a CDS encoding DUF2256 domain-containing protein translates to MKGVKKQNLPNKICVVCQKPFAWRKKWEKVWDEVKYCSDKCRGNK